Proteins from a genomic interval of Rhodococcoides fascians A25f:
- a CDS encoding ethanolamine ammonia-lyase subunit EutB: MTIYTQQVSGTTYTFDGLVDLMAKATPLRSGDELAGCAAESDAERAAAQWALSEVSLDVFLHDLLVPYESDEVTRLIIDSHDRIAFGAVSHLTVGGLRDWLLQVTAGPDAAATLRSVAAGLTPEMVAAVSKIMRNQDLIAVSRAVQVTSAFRTTIGLPGTLTTRLQPNHPTDDPRGIAAATLDGLLLGSGDAVIGINPATDSPQATADLLHLLDEIRQRFEIPTQSCVLSHVTTTMELIDKGVPVDLVFQSIAGTEGANSSFGVNIPLLRQANEAGRSLHRGTVGNNVMYLETGQGSALSAGAHIGTGDRPVDQQTLETRAYAVARDLEPLLINTVVGFIGPEYLYDGKQIIRAGLEDHFCGKLLGLPMGVDVCYTNHAEADQDDMDTLLTLLGAAGVAFVIAVPGADDVMLGYQSLSFHDVLYVRQVLGLRPAPEFESWLSRLGMVDADGRVLDVDAAGSPLRALMSAR, from the coding sequence ATGACGATCTACACCCAACAGGTCTCGGGTACCACCTACACGTTCGACGGTCTGGTGGACCTGATGGCCAAGGCGACCCCGCTGCGGTCGGGTGACGAGTTGGCCGGTTGCGCAGCCGAATCGGATGCCGAACGGGCTGCTGCGCAGTGGGCATTGTCGGAGGTTTCACTCGATGTCTTCCTGCACGATCTGCTCGTTCCGTACGAGAGCGACGAGGTCACTCGGCTCATCATCGATTCCCACGACCGCATCGCATTCGGGGCCGTCTCGCACCTGACCGTAGGAGGTCTACGGGATTGGCTGCTGCAGGTGACCGCAGGGCCCGACGCGGCCGCGACACTGCGATCGGTCGCGGCAGGATTGACGCCCGAGATGGTCGCTGCCGTCAGCAAGATCATGCGAAATCAGGATCTGATCGCAGTGTCTCGGGCGGTGCAGGTGACGTCGGCGTTCCGGACGACGATCGGGCTACCCGGAACCCTCACCACGCGTTTGCAACCCAATCACCCGACCGACGATCCGCGCGGAATTGCGGCGGCCACGCTCGACGGATTGCTGCTCGGATCGGGCGACGCGGTCATCGGGATCAATCCCGCGACCGACTCACCTCAGGCCACAGCCGACCTGCTGCATCTGCTCGACGAGATTCGACAGCGCTTCGAGATTCCCACGCAATCCTGCGTGCTCTCGCACGTGACGACGACGATGGAACTGATCGACAAGGGAGTTCCCGTCGACCTGGTGTTCCAGTCCATCGCAGGCACCGAAGGAGCCAATTCGAGCTTCGGCGTGAACATTCCGCTGCTTCGGCAGGCCAACGAGGCCGGCCGATCGTTGCACCGCGGAACCGTCGGGAACAACGTCATGTATCTCGAAACCGGTCAGGGCTCGGCGCTGTCGGCGGGTGCGCACATCGGCACCGGCGATCGACCGGTCGATCAGCAGACCCTCGAGACACGCGCGTACGCGGTCGCCCGCGATCTCGAGCCGTTGCTGATCAATACCGTCGTCGGGTTCATCGGGCCGGAGTACCTGTACGACGGCAAGCAGATCATCAGGGCCGGACTCGAAGATCACTTCTGCGGCAAGCTGTTGGGGCTGCCGATGGGCGTCGACGTCTGCTACACCAACCATGCCGAGGCCGATCAGGACGACATGGACACGTTGCTCACGCTGCTGGGTGCGGCCGGAGTTGCATTCGTCATCGCGGTGCCGGGAGCCGACGACGTCATGCTCGGATACCAGTCTCTGAGCTTTCACGACGTGCTCTACGTTCGGCAGGTTCTCGGCCTGCGGCCCGCACCGGAGTTCGAGTCGTGGCTCTCGCGTCTGGGCATGGTGGACGCCGACGGTCGAGTTCTGGACGTCGATGCTGCGGGATCACCGTTGCGGGCCCTGATGAGTGCGCGATGA
- a CDS encoding acyl-CoA thioesterase, translated as MKTEPGAMQTEPTGPVGYHATVTVRWSDMDAFAHINHARMVTLLEEARIEWLLSEGEANESLIKSALIANVTIAYKKPLRHSDGPLDVTLWFEKVRAVDFTIGYEVRAAGAAPDSPPAVVATTRMAMVDVGAETLRRIAPEEKAYLARWTR; from the coding sequence ATGAAAACAGAGCCTGGCGCGATGCAGACAGAGCCGACCGGACCCGTCGGGTATCACGCGACCGTCACAGTGCGCTGGTCGGACATGGACGCATTTGCGCACATCAATCACGCCCGGATGGTCACCTTGCTCGAAGAGGCGCGTATCGAGTGGCTGCTCAGTGAGGGCGAGGCGAACGAGAGCTTGATCAAGAGTGCGTTGATCGCGAATGTGACCATCGCATACAAGAAACCGCTCCGGCACTCGGACGGTCCGCTCGACGTCACACTGTGGTTCGAGAAGGTGCGAGCCGTCGACTTCACCATCGGGTACGAGGTGCGGGCAGCAGGCGCGGCACCGGATTCGCCACCGGCGGTGGTGGCGACCACCCGGATGGCGATGGTCGACGTCGGTGCCGAGACCTTGCGCCGCATCGCGCCGGAAGAGAAGGCCTATCTCGCCCGCTGGACTCGCTGA
- a CDS encoding AMP-binding protein — protein sequence MDSYSSGTSDTAVLDDTIGANLDRTAARYSDRDALIDVASGRRWTYSEFVADVDLLAAGLLVAGVAVGDRVGMWAPNCPEWVLAQYATAKIGAVLVNINPAYRSHELQFVLKQAGVSVLLSAKDFKGSDYAAMIENARPEVPSLREVLFIGSIQWEAMTDRGHRALAKTPNMITDVSEQLRADDAINIQYTSGTTGFPKGATLSHRNILNNGFFVGELCHYTAEDRVCIPVPFYHCFGMVMGNLACTSHGSAMVIPGLSFDPVAPLTAVESEKCTSLYGVPTMFIAELALENFEDFDLSSLRTGIMAGSPCPTEVMKQVIERMGMTEVSICYGMTETSPVSLQTRSDDSIEQRVSTVGRVGPHLEVKIVDPMEGSTLPRGEAGELCTRGYSVMLGYWEQPEKTAEAIDAEGWMHTGDIGVMDEDGYVAITGRIKDMVIRGGENIYPREVEEFLYTHPDILDAQVIGVPDQKYGEELMVWIRMRDDAAPLDSDTLRAFCDGRLAHYKIPRYVHVVDEFPMTVTGKVRKVEMRERSLGLI from the coding sequence ATGGACAGTTATTCTTCCGGTACGTCGGACACCGCAGTTCTGGACGACACGATCGGCGCGAATCTGGATCGCACTGCGGCGCGGTACTCGGATCGTGATGCATTGATCGATGTTGCCTCCGGGCGACGGTGGACCTATTCGGAGTTCGTCGCCGACGTCGATCTGTTGGCGGCCGGACTACTGGTGGCCGGTGTCGCGGTGGGTGACCGAGTGGGGATGTGGGCACCCAACTGTCCCGAATGGGTCCTGGCGCAGTACGCGACAGCGAAGATCGGGGCGGTGCTGGTCAACATCAACCCTGCGTATCGGTCACACGAGCTGCAATTCGTCCTGAAGCAGGCCGGGGTCTCGGTGTTGTTGTCGGCCAAGGACTTCAAGGGTTCGGACTATGCCGCGATGATCGAGAACGCGCGACCCGAGGTGCCGTCGCTGCGTGAGGTTCTGTTCATCGGCAGCATTCAATGGGAAGCGATGACCGATCGTGGGCACCGTGCTTTGGCGAAGACTCCGAACATGATCACCGACGTGTCCGAACAGCTCCGTGCCGATGACGCGATCAACATTCAATACACCTCGGGGACGACGGGTTTCCCGAAGGGCGCGACGCTGAGTCACCGGAACATCCTCAACAACGGCTTCTTCGTCGGCGAGCTCTGCCACTACACCGCCGAGGACCGAGTGTGTATTCCGGTGCCGTTCTATCACTGCTTCGGCATGGTGATGGGCAATCTCGCGTGTACCTCGCACGGCTCGGCGATGGTGATTCCCGGACTCTCCTTCGATCCGGTCGCGCCACTGACCGCCGTGGAATCGGAGAAATGCACGTCGCTCTACGGCGTCCCGACGATGTTCATCGCCGAACTGGCTCTCGAGAACTTCGAAGACTTCGATCTGAGCAGTCTGCGTACCGGAATCATGGCCGGATCACCGTGCCCCACCGAAGTGATGAAGCAGGTGATCGAGCGCATGGGGATGACGGAGGTGTCGATCTGCTACGGCATGACCGAGACGTCCCCGGTGTCGCTGCAGACTCGAAGCGACGACTCCATCGAACAGCGAGTGTCCACCGTCGGTCGTGTGGGTCCGCATCTCGAAGTGAAGATCGTCGACCCGATGGAGGGCAGCACCTTGCCGCGCGGGGAGGCGGGCGAGCTGTGCACGCGCGGCTACTCGGTGATGCTGGGCTACTGGGAGCAGCCGGAGAAGACCGCCGAAGCCATCGACGCCGAGGGGTGGATGCACACCGGCGACATCGGGGTGATGGACGAAGACGGCTACGTAGCCATCACCGGACGGATCAAGGACATGGTGATTCGCGGCGGTGAGAACATCTATCCCCGCGAAGTCGAAGAGTTTCTGTACACCCATCCCGACATACTCGACGCACAGGTGATCGGTGTTCCCGATCAGAAGTACGGCGAGGAGCTCATGGTGTGGATCAGGATGAGAGACGATGCCGCGCCGCTGGATTCGGACACGTTGCGCGCGTTCTGCGATGGCCGGCTCGCGCACTACAAGATCCCGCGGTACGTGCACGTCGTCGACGAGTTTCCGATGACGGTCACCGGCAAGGTGCGCAAGGTGGAAATGCGGGAACGGTCGCTCGGATTGATCTGA
- the eutC gene encoding ethanolamine ammonia-lyase subunit EutC — protein sequence MTQARIGLGRIGDSLPTTRVLEFRSAHAAARDAVHMPLDVEEFVSRVEQVGLGAPAVVTSLATSRAEYLRRPDLGRQPEDLSAVPHSEDEIGIVLSDGLSPRALADHGVPMLEALKSELADRYSIAAPVIATEARVALGDHIAAAMGVRTVLVLIGERPGLSVADSLGIYLTHLPKPGCTDADRNCISNIHPPEGQGYAQSARIVAGLLAGARKLGRSGVALKDTSRADVLEATEALTLE from the coding sequence ATGACTCAGGCCCGAATCGGGCTGGGGCGTATCGGTGATTCCTTGCCGACCACCCGGGTGCTGGAGTTTCGCTCGGCGCACGCTGCCGCGAGGGATGCGGTACACATGCCGCTCGATGTCGAGGAATTCGTGAGCCGGGTAGAGCAGGTGGGACTCGGTGCGCCGGCAGTGGTGACGTCGTTGGCGACCAGTCGTGCGGAGTATCTACGACGGCCCGATCTCGGCCGGCAACCCGAGGATCTGTCGGCGGTGCCGCATTCCGAGGACGAGATCGGAATCGTGTTGAGTGACGGGTTGTCCCCCCGCGCACTCGCCGATCACGGTGTGCCGATGCTGGAGGCATTGAAATCCGAACTGGCCGATCGGTATTCGATAGCGGCTCCGGTGATCGCGACCGAGGCGCGGGTGGCGTTGGGCGATCACATCGCCGCGGCGATGGGAGTGCGGACGGTACTGGTTCTGATCGGGGAGCGCCCGGGGTTGTCGGTTGCGGACAGTCTCGGCATCTACCTGACGCATCTGCCGAAGCCGGGCTGCACCGATGCCGACCGCAACTGCATCTCCAATATCCATCCGCCCGAGGGACAGGGATACGCACAGTCGGCGCGAATAGTAGCGGGCCTCCTGGCCGGGGCAAGGAAGCTCGGACGGTCCGGAGTGGCGCTCAAGGACACCTCCCGGGCCGATGTGCTCGAGGCGACCGAGGCCCTCACGCTGGAGTGA
- a CDS encoding cation diffusion facilitator family transporter — MKSSSKSDAAEGGESLRTVVIAFVANLGVAIAKTFAAVFTGSASMVAEAAHSWADTGNEIFLLVANRRGSRGPDDRRPLGYGRETYFWSTLAAIGLFVAGAAVSVWHGITSLLAGESSSENYLVAYVVLAIAFLLEGVSFLQSVRQIRGEAAEYDKDFLDYALETSDPTLRAVFAEDSAALIGIVIAGAGIGLHQLTGNAAFDAIGSILVGVLLGIVAFVLIDRNRRFLTGEPGSRALWNAVVQRIEQLPEVASVRFVRIEFVGPKQIYVVASVDLVGDFAESRIAHTLRRLERELETNRAVVDAVLTVAEPDEGDIGDINAVGHQA; from the coding sequence ATGAAGAGCTCATCGAAATCCGACGCGGCCGAGGGCGGCGAAAGCCTGCGCACGGTGGTGATCGCGTTCGTCGCCAATCTCGGCGTCGCGATCGCCAAGACGTTCGCCGCGGTGTTCACCGGATCGGCGTCGATGGTCGCCGAAGCCGCGCACTCGTGGGCCGACACCGGTAACGAGATCTTTCTGCTCGTCGCCAATCGTCGGGGTTCACGCGGGCCGGACGATCGTCGGCCGCTCGGCTACGGACGCGAGACCTACTTCTGGTCGACACTCGCAGCCATCGGGCTCTTCGTCGCCGGTGCCGCGGTATCGGTGTGGCACGGCATCACCTCGTTGCTCGCCGGCGAATCGAGCAGTGAGAACTACCTCGTCGCGTACGTGGTGCTCGCCATCGCATTTCTGCTCGAGGGAGTCTCGTTCCTGCAATCGGTTCGGCAGATTCGCGGTGAAGCAGCCGAATACGACAAGGACTTTCTCGATTACGCACTCGAGACCTCGGACCCGACGCTGCGCGCAGTGTTCGCAGAGGACAGTGCCGCGTTGATCGGCATCGTGATCGCCGGTGCCGGAATCGGATTGCACCAACTGACCGGTAACGCCGCCTTCGACGCCATCGGGTCCATTCTGGTGGGAGTACTGCTCGGAATCGTCGCGTTCGTACTGATCGATCGAAACCGCCGATTCCTCACCGGTGAACCGGGATCGAGAGCATTATGGAATGCGGTGGTGCAGCGAATCGAGCAACTCCCCGAGGTGGCGTCGGTCCGGTTCGTTCGCATCGAGTTCGTCGGTCCCAAACAGATCTACGTGGTGGCGAGTGTCGATCTCGTCGGTGATTTCGCCGAATCACGCATCGCGCACACGCTCCGGCGGCTGGAGCGTGAGTTGGAAACCAACAGAGCTGTGGTGGACGCGGTACTGACAGTCGCCGAACCGGACGAGGGCGACATCGGTGACATCAACGCGGTGGGGCACCAGGCGTAA
- the eat gene encoding ethanolamine permease has translation MSVVDPQSSHPKTGSHESTQSHVEGGDYLAKRTLKKGTAGWVLLAGLGVSYVISGDYSGWNLGLAEGGFGGLLIAAIIIAGMYLAMVLGMAEMSSALPAAGGGYTFARRAMGPWGGFATGTAILIEYAIAPAAIATFIGAYVESLGLFGITDGWWVYLVVYAVFIGIHLSGAGEALKIMFVITGIALVGLVVFAIAAIGQFDASNLTDIAPTDAAGASGFLPFGYLGIWAAVPFAIWFFLAIEGVPLAAEEAKDPTKNVPRGIIAAMGVLLVTGAVVLFLVTGAGGADAVKESGNPLVEALGDGTASKIVNYIGLAGLVASFFSIMYAYSRQLFALSRAGYLPKTLSITNSRKAPTLALIVPGVIGFLLSLTGQGGMLLNMAVFGAALSYVLMMVSHIVLRRNEPNMERPYRTPGGVVTTGFALIIAALAVVATFVVDSTAALWCLAVFVAFMAYFGIYSRHHLVANSPDEEFAALAEAEAELE, from the coding sequence ATGTCCGTAGTAGACCCCCAGTCGTCTCATCCGAAAACCGGCTCGCACGAGAGCACGCAGTCGCACGTCGAGGGCGGTGACTACCTGGCCAAACGCACCCTGAAGAAGGGGACCGCGGGCTGGGTACTGCTGGCCGGCCTCGGAGTCAGCTACGTGATCTCCGGCGACTACTCGGGGTGGAACCTCGGTCTCGCCGAGGGCGGTTTCGGTGGCCTTCTGATCGCGGCGATCATCATCGCGGGTATGTACCTCGCCATGGTCCTCGGCATGGCAGAGATGTCGTCTGCCCTGCCCGCGGCAGGCGGCGGTTACACCTTCGCCCGCCGGGCCATGGGACCGTGGGGCGGATTCGCCACCGGTACAGCGATTCTCATCGAGTATGCGATCGCGCCTGCCGCGATCGCGACGTTCATCGGTGCCTACGTCGAATCGCTCGGACTGTTCGGGATCACCGACGGGTGGTGGGTCTACCTGGTGGTCTATGCGGTGTTCATCGGAATCCACCTCTCCGGCGCGGGCGAAGCACTCAAGATCATGTTCGTCATCACCGGCATCGCCTTGGTCGGACTCGTCGTGTTCGCCATCGCAGCCATCGGTCAGTTCGACGCGAGCAACCTGACCGACATCGCGCCCACCGACGCTGCCGGGGCCTCGGGATTCCTGCCGTTCGGCTACCTCGGCATCTGGGCGGCCGTGCCGTTCGCCATCTGGTTCTTCCTCGCCATCGAGGGCGTGCCGCTGGCCGCGGAGGAGGCCAAGGATCCGACCAAGAACGTCCCGCGCGGCATCATCGCCGCCATGGGTGTTCTGCTCGTCACCGGTGCTGTCGTCCTGTTCCTGGTGACCGGAGCAGGCGGGGCCGACGCCGTCAAGGAATCGGGAAACCCGTTGGTGGAAGCCCTCGGTGACGGAACGGCGAGCAAGATCGTGAACTACATCGGCCTGGCCGGATTGGTCGCGTCCTTCTTCTCGATCATGTACGCGTACTCGCGCCAGCTCTTTGCGCTCTCTCGCGCGGGATATCTGCCGAAGACACTGTCCATCACCAACTCTCGCAAGGCCCCGACGCTCGCTCTGATCGTGCCCGGCGTCATCGGCTTCCTGCTCTCCCTGACCGGTCAGGGCGGAATGTTGCTCAACATGGCCGTGTTCGGCGCGGCCCTGAGCTACGTTCTGATGATGGTCAGCCACATCGTGCTTCGTCGCAACGAGCCGAACATGGAACGGCCGTACCGAACTCCCGGGGGTGTCGTGACCACCGGATTCGCGTTGATCATCGCGGCACTCGCCGTTGTCGCCACCTTCGTCGTCGATTCCACTGCGGCACTGTGGTGTCTGGCCGTGTTCGTGGCGTTCATGGCGTACTTCGGCATCTACAGCAGGCATCACCTCGTCGCGAATTCGCCGGACGAGGAGTTCGCCGCACTGGCCGAGGCCGAGGCCGAACTGGAATGA
- a CDS encoding PPOX class F420-dependent oxidoreductase encodes MTSITDPRVREFLSSGTRTGKLGYLASDGRPLVAPIWFLVEGDQIVFNTGADTAKGKSIRRDPRVVLTVDLEQPPYGFVQVQGIASVDEDPAELVRTATEIGARYMGRERAEEFGTRNGVPGELIVRVTPNKVIAAFDMTA; translated from the coding sequence ATGACGTCGATCACCGATCCGCGTGTGCGCGAGTTTCTGTCTTCGGGAACCCGCACCGGCAAGCTCGGGTACCTCGCCTCCGACGGGAGGCCCCTGGTGGCACCCATCTGGTTCCTCGTCGAGGGCGACCAGATCGTGTTCAACACGGGAGCAGACACGGCCAAGGGCAAGTCGATTCGCCGTGACCCCCGCGTGGTCCTGACCGTCGATCTCGAGCAGCCACCGTACGGTTTCGTCCAGGTGCAGGGCATCGCATCCGTCGACGAGGACCCGGCGGAGCTGGTTCGCACCGCAACCGAGATCGGAGCCCGGTACATGGGCCGCGAGCGCGCCGAGGAGTTCGGCACCAGGAACGGTGTTCCGGGCGAATTGATCGTTCGGGTGACGCCGAACAAGGTGATCGCAGCTTTCGACATGACGGCATGA
- a CDS encoding acetoacetate--CoA ligase — translation MDSALWTPTDSDLAEARVTEFARFVEQRHALTLPDYQALWRWSTTELELFWRAVWDFFEIRSAAEPTVVLGERGMPGAQWFPGTELNYVDQVIRHARPDRAAIVHAREDGSVRTVTWAEMIEQAGALAGTLTDKGVRRGDRVVGYLPNIPEAVIAFLATASLGAVWSACGQDYSVSAALDRLGQLEPTALITAAGYTYGGKFRDKAADVDALVGGLPTLRAVVTIGEPSGTAQSWSDATAESRKLVPVAVPFDHPLWVVFSSGTTGLPKGIVHGHGGVVLEHLKSVALHSDLGPEDVFFWYTSPSWMMWNFQTAGLLTGATIVCADGNPSFPTPDALWDIAARLGVTYLGTSPGYVLSCIKADTHPGTDHDLSALRAVGITGSAMPASSSIWLSENIGAQIPVFSISGGTDVVSAFAGGVRTAPVWAGELSVPFLGVALDAFDEDGNSVRGSVGELVVTEPMPSMPLYFWNDADGTRYRDAYFDTYPRIWRHGDWITITDRGSVLVHGRSDSTLNRNGIRMGSADIYQAVESLDQITEALVLGIELADGGYWMPLFVVVPDGLTDELRGHIESIIRTQASPRHVPDDVIEVPAIPHTRTGKKLEVPLKRLFQGATATSTLESSAVDDPAALAWFVDRAAEYQRVQRAR, via the coding sequence ATGGACAGTGCGCTGTGGACGCCGACGGATTCCGATCTCGCCGAGGCTCGGGTGACCGAGTTCGCGCGGTTCGTCGAGCAACGTCACGCTCTGACGTTGCCTGACTATCAGGCGCTGTGGCGTTGGTCGACGACCGAGCTGGAACTGTTCTGGCGAGCAGTGTGGGATTTCTTCGAGATCCGCTCGGCCGCCGAGCCGACCGTCGTGCTCGGTGAACGCGGAATGCCAGGTGCGCAGTGGTTTCCGGGAACCGAGCTGAACTACGTGGACCAGGTGATCAGGCATGCTCGCCCCGATCGCGCGGCCATCGTCCATGCTCGCGAGGACGGTTCCGTCCGGACCGTGACATGGGCGGAGATGATCGAGCAGGCGGGCGCGCTCGCGGGGACGCTCACTGACAAGGGGGTTCGGCGCGGCGATCGAGTCGTCGGATATCTGCCGAACATCCCGGAGGCGGTGATCGCTTTTCTGGCGACCGCGAGCCTGGGTGCGGTGTGGTCCGCCTGTGGGCAGGACTATTCGGTCTCGGCAGCTCTCGATCGTCTGGGACAACTCGAACCCACGGCACTGATCACCGCCGCCGGGTACACCTACGGAGGGAAGTTCCGAGACAAGGCCGCCGATGTCGATGCCCTCGTCGGAGGCCTTCCGACTCTGCGGGCAGTGGTGACGATCGGCGAACCGTCGGGAACGGCGCAGAGTTGGTCCGACGCCACCGCCGAGAGCCGGAAACTGGTACCGGTGGCCGTCCCGTTCGATCACCCACTGTGGGTCGTGTTCTCGTCGGGCACCACAGGTCTACCCAAGGGAATCGTGCACGGTCACGGTGGTGTGGTGCTCGAGCACCTCAAATCTGTTGCCCTGCACTCCGATCTGGGTCCCGAGGATGTCTTCTTCTGGTACACCAGCCCGAGCTGGATGATGTGGAACTTCCAGACAGCCGGCCTGCTGACCGGTGCCACCATCGTGTGTGCGGACGGTAATCCGTCGTTCCCCACGCCGGATGCGCTGTGGGACATCGCAGCCAGGCTGGGTGTGACGTACCTCGGTACCAGCCCCGGCTATGTGCTCTCGTGCATCAAGGCCGACACGCATCCCGGTACCGATCACGACCTGTCGGCTCTGCGCGCGGTCGGTATCACCGGGTCTGCGATGCCTGCATCGTCATCGATCTGGTTGTCGGAGAACATCGGTGCGCAGATTCCGGTCTTCTCCATCTCGGGCGGTACCGACGTCGTGTCGGCGTTCGCCGGGGGAGTGCGAACCGCCCCGGTATGGGCCGGAGAGCTCTCCGTGCCGTTCCTCGGCGTTGCGCTCGACGCCTTCGACGAGGACGGCAACTCGGTGCGGGGGTCGGTCGGTGAATTGGTCGTCACCGAGCCCATGCCGTCGATGCCGCTGTACTTCTGGAACGACGCCGACGGAACTCGCTACCGCGACGCTTATTTCGACACCTACCCGAGAATCTGGCGTCACGGCGATTGGATCACCATCACCGATCGCGGCAGCGTTCTCGTGCACGGTCGATCGGATTCGACCCTGAACCGCAATGGTATTCGAATGGGGAGCGCCGACATCTATCAGGCCGTGGAGTCACTGGACCAGATCACCGAGGCACTCGTTCTGGGTATCGAGCTGGCAGACGGTGGTTACTGGATGCCCTTGTTCGTGGTCGTTCCGGACGGTCTCACCGACGAACTGCGCGGACACATCGAATCGATCATCAGAACGCAGGCGTCGCCGCGGCACGTTCCCGACGACGTCATCGAGGTGCCGGCAATCCCGCATACGCGAACCGGGAAGAAGCTGGAGGTGCCGCTCAAGCGACTCTTCCAAGGTGCCACGGCGACAAGCACTCTCGAATCCAGCGCCGTCGACGATCCGGCTGCCTTGGCGTGGTTCGTCGACCGGGCGGCAGAATATCAGCGAGTCCAGCGGGCGAGATAG
- a CDS encoding amidohydrolase translates to MIIANVALDGSGVLFDIELVGSVIASIVAAGSPRGTGVEVLDGGGGVALPGFVDSHVHLTQWAAARRRIDVGPATSAADAVALVYPYARTAGDSVVRANGFRDAQWPEEPHKDLLESALPGARVAMTSMDLHTLWLSPALLADLGIDHPTGVLRDVDGLEAVMALEEQEDPAELDRAVLDATAALAVRGVTGVVDFEFADNRTVWDRRLSAGSPAVRVDTTVWPQWLDEAIERGERTGDVSALSELIRRGPLKVMLDGSLNTRTACCHDRYPGIDGDDAYGLLLETRESLFELVSRASRSGIVPAIHAIGDRANSIALDAFERAGCGGRIEHAQQILPEDIERFAALGVAASVQPQHAMSDRDIAEDLWSGRRSVAYGYGTLHRSGARLLFGSDAPVSPPEPLAGVAAAVFRTDDDRPPWHVEEAVPLDAALQAACGGRRALRVGDAADIVVLVEHPEHRTVHDLAETEIRATICAGALTHAAAV, encoded by the coding sequence GTGATTATCGCCAACGTCGCACTGGATGGTTCCGGCGTGCTCTTCGACATCGAACTCGTCGGCTCGGTCATCGCGTCGATCGTCGCCGCCGGCAGTCCGCGCGGTACCGGCGTCGAGGTGCTCGACGGGGGAGGTGGGGTTGCCCTGCCCGGATTCGTGGACAGTCACGTACACCTGACTCAATGGGCGGCGGCGCGTCGGCGTATCGATGTCGGGCCTGCCACGTCGGCGGCCGATGCCGTCGCGCTGGTGTACCCATATGCGCGGACTGCAGGCGATTCGGTGGTGCGCGCCAACGGCTTCCGGGACGCGCAGTGGCCCGAGGAGCCGCACAAGGATCTGCTCGAGAGTGCACTGCCCGGTGCCCGCGTGGCCATGACGAGCATGGACCTGCACACGCTGTGGTTGAGCCCGGCGTTACTCGCAGATCTGGGAATCGATCACCCCACCGGGGTGCTGCGCGATGTCGACGGCCTCGAAGCGGTCATGGCACTCGAGGAACAGGAAGACCCGGCGGAACTCGATCGGGCCGTACTCGACGCCACCGCAGCGCTGGCGGTCCGCGGAGTCACCGGCGTCGTCGATTTCGAGTTCGCGGACAACAGGACGGTCTGGGATCGACGCCTGTCGGCCGGTTCTCCCGCGGTACGCGTCGACACGACGGTATGGCCGCAGTGGCTCGACGAAGCAATCGAACGCGGCGAGCGTACCGGCGACGTCTCGGCGCTCTCGGAACTGATCAGGCGCGGACCGCTCAAGGTGATGCTCGACGGTTCGCTCAACACCAGAACGGCGTGCTGCCACGACCGGTACCCGGGCATCGACGGGGACGACGCCTACGGTCTGTTGCTCGAGACCCGGGAGAGTCTGTTCGAGCTCGTCTCGCGGGCGTCACGCAGTGGCATCGTGCCCGCGATCCATGCGATCGGCGACCGCGCCAACAGCATCGCACTCGATGCTTTCGAGCGGGCCGGCTGCGGTGGTCGAATCGAACATGCGCAGCAGATCCTGCCGGAGGACATCGAACGTTTCGCCGCACTGGGTGTCGCGGCATCGGTGCAGCCGCAGCACGCCATGTCCGATCGCGACATCGCGGAGGATCTGTGGTCCGGGCGTCGCTCGGTCGCCTACGGCTACGGAACGCTTCACCGCAGCGGGGCGAGACTGCTCTTCGGCTCCGATGCCCCGGTCAGTCCACCCGAACCGCTGGCCGGAGTCGCCGCCGCGGTGTTCCGAACCGACGACGACCGACCGCCGTGGCACGTCGAGGAAGCAGTGCCCCTCGACGCCGCGCTGCAGGCCGCGTGTGGCGGTCGCCGGGCCCTCCGAGTGGGGGACGCGGCGGACATCGTCGTGCTCGTCGAGCATCCCGAGCACCGCACGGTGCACGATCTCGCGGAAACGGAGATCAGAGCCACGATCTGTGCAGGCGCGCTCACCCACGCGGCTGCGGTGTAG